The following are from one region of the Bradyrhizobium septentrionale genome:
- a CDS encoding ABC transporter ATP-binding protein, whose product MESRSQGHVGSLSVSKAPFPGSTADQVNDSALSPVSEILHAYWRSDRRLLLIVATVVLISSASSVAAPYVFSSLIDRLPREEGMSALAWGFAGYAVLLGIASALQRMLQYLSFMTAENLGFIAATRFFDRILRKTSAFFLEHNPVEIQSAAARGCSGLTTLVQLGAMIFIPAAAQLLLTLATLGVLVNIQIAAIVVAYGAVAITLGWSSTRRARVFLDRAIEAGQENARFVGNVMNSMDTLRHFGSHSWMSQRFTMKAREVRDNWRAYVFQRLAYIAVLGLAIALQFAVTLLLLMPEYRAGAVTIGDIVLFNTLLLQLNMPFEMVARAISDAARSRADLIPLARLWVAPEERRTSHAHDFTPSAGQLSFEGIRYAYDNGRGVTNVSFMARRGAITFLVGESGSGKSTIFKLVLKSIEPDCGRILVDGTDIATIDHTDWYAAVAVVPQDVMLLNESVADNILLGRRRDEVRLRGASEKAAILPIIEALPEGFETTVGERGLKLSGGERQRIAIARALYGEPAILLLDEASSALDERTERDILDHIRSLAEDVTVLAITHRKGVISTTDVVVELTDCGLSLT is encoded by the coding sequence ATGGAATCCAGATCGCAAGGCCATGTCGGCTCTCTCAGTGTAAGCAAAGCCCCATTCCCTGGATCCACCGCAGATCAGGTCAACGACAGCGCATTGTCGCCGGTTTCCGAAATTCTGCATGCGTACTGGCGATCCGATCGGCGCTTGCTTCTCATCGTTGCCACAGTGGTGCTGATCTCCAGCGCGAGCAGCGTCGCAGCCCCCTATGTATTTTCGAGTCTCATTGATCGTCTCCCGCGGGAGGAAGGCATGTCGGCGCTTGCCTGGGGATTCGCCGGCTATGCGGTCCTGCTCGGCATAGCCTCCGCATTGCAGCGCATGCTGCAGTATCTTTCCTTCATGACAGCCGAGAACCTGGGCTTCATCGCTGCAACTCGCTTTTTCGATCGCATCCTGAGAAAAACCTCGGCCTTTTTTCTTGAGCACAATCCCGTGGAGATACAGAGTGCGGCCGCGCGCGGGTGCAGCGGGTTGACGACGTTGGTCCAGCTTGGAGCTATGATATTCATCCCGGCTGCAGCGCAGCTTCTGCTTACGCTCGCTACTCTCGGTGTGCTCGTCAATATCCAAATCGCTGCAATCGTCGTCGCTTATGGGGCTGTCGCGATTACATTGGGGTGGAGTTCCACGCGTCGGGCGCGCGTGTTTCTGGACCGGGCCATCGAAGCCGGACAGGAGAATGCGCGTTTCGTCGGCAACGTCATGAACTCCATGGACACGTTGCGCCATTTCGGTAGTCATTCCTGGATGAGCCAGCGCTTTACGATGAAGGCGCGGGAGGTGCGCGATAACTGGCGAGCCTACGTGTTTCAACGATTGGCCTACATAGCCGTGCTCGGCTTAGCCATCGCGCTACAATTTGCCGTCACACTTCTCCTTCTAATGCCTGAATACCGGGCCGGCGCGGTCACGATCGGCGATATTGTGCTATTCAACACGCTTCTACTCCAACTCAATATGCCCTTCGAGATGGTCGCGCGCGCGATCTCTGACGCGGCGCGGTCGCGAGCCGACCTCATTCCTCTCGCCAGACTGTGGGTCGCACCAGAAGAGCGGCGAACATCTCATGCTCATGATTTCACGCCCTCCGCTGGCCAGCTATCCTTCGAGGGCATTCGTTATGCCTACGACAACGGTCGTGGCGTTACGAATGTCTCGTTTATGGCTAGGCGCGGCGCCATTACCTTCCTTGTCGGCGAATCCGGATCGGGGAAGTCGACAATATTCAAGCTCGTCCTAAAATCGATTGAGCCAGACTGCGGCCGTATTCTGGTCGATGGAACCGATATAGCGACCATCGATCACACGGATTGGTATGCCGCAGTTGCTGTTGTGCCGCAGGACGTGATGTTGCTCAATGAGTCGGTAGCCGACAACATTCTGCTAGGACGGCGCCGCGACGAGGTGCGCCTTCGCGGTGCGTCGGAAAAAGCCGCAATTCTCCCCATTATCGAGGCTCTGCCGGAAGGATTTGAAACAACCGTTGGAGAACGCGGTTTGAAGCTTTCAGGCGGGGAGCGCCAGCGTATTGCTATTGCCCGCGCGCTCTATGGCGAGCCGGCGATCCTTCTTCTCGACGAGGCCAGCTCCGCGCTTGACGAACGAACCGAGCGGGACATTTTGGACCATATTCGCAGCCTGGCGGAAGATGTGACCGTGCTGGCAATCACTCATCGCAAAGGCGTCATTTCTACAACCGACGTCGTGGTCGAGCTGACCGACTGCGGTTTGTCCTTGACATAG